Proteins co-encoded in one Solea senegalensis isolate Sse05_10M linkage group LG8, IFAPA_SoseM_1, whole genome shotgun sequence genomic window:
- the fxyd6 gene encoding FXYD domain-containing ion transport regulator 6 isoform X2 codes for METVLLFLSSLLVCVAAVTEPSIQDGPVKEENPFEYDYETLRIWGLVLAVILFTLGILLILSRRCHCNKRRNTGDEEAQEENPIVSNAAAKETTAEM; via the exons ATGGAGACCGTTTTACTCTTCCTCTCGTCTCTCTTGGTTTGTGTGGCCG CTGTAACAGAGCCCAGTATACAGG ATGGCCCGGTGAAAGAAGAAAACCCATTTGAATACG ACTATGAGACTCTCAGGATTTGGGGACTGGTATTAGCTGTGATTCTTTTCACACTGGGCATTCTTCTAATCCTCA GTCGGCGATGCCACTGCAATAAGCGCAG GAACACTGGAGACGAGGAGGCGCAGGAGGAGAACCCGATTGTCTCCAACG cagctgccaaaGAGACGACAGCAGAGATGTGA
- the fxyd6 gene encoding FXYD domain-containing ion transport regulator 6 isoform X1: METVLLFLSSLLVCVAAVTEPSIQDGPVKEENPFEYDYETLRIWGLVLAVILFTLGILLILSRRCHCNKRRNTGDEEAQEENPIVSNAAAAKETTAEM, encoded by the exons ATGGAGACCGTTTTACTCTTCCTCTCGTCTCTCTTGGTTTGTGTGGCCG CTGTAACAGAGCCCAGTATACAGG ATGGCCCGGTGAAAGAAGAAAACCCATTTGAATACG ACTATGAGACTCTCAGGATTTGGGGACTGGTATTAGCTGTGATTCTTTTCACACTGGGCATTCTTCTAATCCTCA GTCGGCGATGCCACTGCAATAAGCGCAG GAACACTGGAGACGAGGAGGCGCAGGAGGAGAACCCGATTGTCTCCAACG cagcagctgccaaaGAGACGACAGCAGAGATGTGA